From the Sphingomonas sp. SORGH_AS_0950 genome, one window contains:
- the rfbA gene encoding glucose-1-phosphate thymidylyltransferase RfbA: MKGIILAGGTGSRLHPATLVVNKQLLPVYDKPMIYYPLSALMLAGIREILIISGPDSLPHYRTLFGDGSALGLRIAYAEQPRPEGLPQAFTIARDWLAGEAAMLVLGDNIFFGNGLGPMLRRAVADVRARGGATVFSYRVEDPERYGVIAFDEAGRAISIEEKPERPRSRFAMTGLYLFDAAVCDHAATLTPSARGELEITDLARRYMEAGTLRIEAMGRGFAWLDTGTHDSLLEAAEFVRTIQRRQGIQIACLEEIAYLQGFIPREQAEARGQALARTAYGRAILSAIEDAPAPLPFGERRQGDRRQG; the protein is encoded by the coding sequence ATGAAAGGCATCATCCTGGCGGGCGGCACCGGTAGTCGGCTTCATCCGGCGACGCTGGTCGTCAACAAGCAGCTGCTGCCGGTCTATGACAAGCCGATGATCTATTATCCGCTGTCGGCGCTGATGCTCGCCGGTATCCGCGAGATCCTGATCATCTCCGGCCCCGACAGCCTGCCGCATTACCGCACCCTGTTCGGCGACGGCAGCGCGCTGGGCCTGCGCATCGCCTATGCCGAGCAGCCACGGCCCGAGGGGCTGCCCCAGGCGTTCACGATCGCGCGCGACTGGCTGGCCGGAGAGGCCGCCATGCTGGTGCTGGGGGACAATATCTTCTTCGGCAACGGGCTGGGGCCGATGCTGCGCCGCGCGGTCGCCGATGTGCGGGCCAGGGGCGGGGCGACGGTCTTTTCCTACCGGGTCGAGGATCCGGAGCGTTACGGCGTCATCGCCTTCGACGAAGCGGGGCGCGCCATATCGATCGAGGAAAAGCCCGAGCGGCCACGGTCGCGCTTCGCCATGACCGGCCTCTACCTCTTCGACGCGGCGGTATGCGACCATGCCGCCACCCTGACCCCCTCGGCGCGCGGCGAACTGGAGATCACCGACCTGGCGCGCCGCTATATGGAGGCGGGGACGCTGCGTATCGAAGCGATGGGACGCGGCTTCGCCTGGCTCGACACCGGCACGCATGACAGCCTGCTCGAAGCGGCGGAGTTCGTCCGCACGATCCAGCGTCGCCAGGGCATCCAGATCGCCTGCCTCGAGGAGATCGCCTATCTTCAGGGGTTCATCCCGCGCGAGCAGGCCGAGGCGCGGGGGCAGGCGCTGGCCAGGACCGCCTATG